The proteins below come from a single Brevundimonas sp. LM2 genomic window:
- a CDS encoding biliverdin-producing heme oxygenase, with product MSRSDPARVFGQTAETPGRAATPPIDGPVPSVHLRLKQATRLDHETVDQAMSGFDLTDRDAYGAFLQLNHTAMIALRPHWRAADAVDFDALVEALAADLAALGLRPSPPADPLAGRIDGLGLSYVVRGSRLGSRILRRRVGPGLPTAYLDLRLGEPWARLLDQLTARGTADPDDTTALIAGARATFAVYERLARPMAAAA from the coding sequence ATGAGCAGATCGGACCCAGCGCGAGTGTTCGGACAGACCGCCGAAACGCCGGGCCGTGCGGCCACGCCGCCGATCGATGGCCCTGTCCCCTCCGTTCATCTGCGCCTGAAGCAGGCGACGCGGCTGGACCATGAAACCGTCGATCAGGCGATGTCGGGGTTCGATCTGACGGACCGGGACGCGTACGGCGCCTTCCTGCAGCTGAACCATACGGCCATGATCGCCCTGCGGCCGCACTGGCGCGCGGCGGACGCGGTGGATTTCGACGCCCTGGTCGAGGCCCTGGCGGCCGACCTGGCGGCGCTCGGGCTGCGGCCGTCGCCTCCCGCCGATCCGTTGGCCGGCCGCATCGACGGCCTGGGTCTTTCCTATGTCGTGCGCGGCTCGCGCCTGGGGTCGCGGATTCTGCGCCGTCGCGTCGGGCCCGGCCTGCCGACCGCCTATCTGGATCTGCGGCTGGGCGAGCCCTGGGCCCGGCTGCTGGACCAGCTGACGGCGCGCGGGACCGCCGATCCGGATGATACGACGGCGCTGATCGCCGGCGCGCGCGCGACCTTCGCCGTCTATGAGCGCCTGGCGCGACCGATGGCGGCCGCCGCATGA
- a CDS encoding glycoside hydrolase family 9 protein has translation MKHPWASLAVLLATASAPAMAQDGLRLNEAGYLEARGVNWLVFSNWYDGLFADSKISGVELIQQGVRTATNGDVRLSATPGQWDPIGALVSRTVDPETGAITAVLEYADHGFRYTIVATPRGEVVTLEVVLDQPLPAALVGQAGLNLEFLPSAYVRRSFMADGAAGLFPLHPAGEMVAGGPRNAASGRDFGPGAEPLPFATGGTVVLAPEDPARRVTVTAETGDLALFDGRNQAQNGWFVLRSLIPGGRTGSVVRWTLAAHSVPDWVRPAVIGHSQIGYAPQQPKVAVIEMDRNAAPAVEARLIRIGADGAEDARLVAPAEPWGAYLRYDYRTFDFSTVQDPGLYVIEAGGTRTAPFRIAGDALAGTWRPTSDVFLPVQMDHMFVNEAYRVWHGDPHRDDARQAPLNHEHIDLYRQGPTTDTRFEPGEHIPGLAVGGWLDAGDFDQRTQTQYAAIRSLVSVWEAYRPARDQTLIDQSRRRVELHVPDGEADILQQVEHGTLQLVAQFDAVGHAIHGIVEPDVAQYTHLGDAGSKTDGLIYDPALAPGEQADGRSGDPDDRWVFTSRSSALNYGSIAALAAASRVLKDFRDPLAAKSLAIAERIWAEEQGREPATFRHGNTTGGPLEVERFTAAVELLLATGKPIYAEGVAAGWADLEDPSGGVLRTALQALPLMPADYRAQVEATARRWAARSVEIAAANPYGVPIGTGGWAGSGQVIDYGLTAHALHAAFPEIVDGQALLRAVDFIHGNHPGSDVSLVSGVGTVSKEVAYGSNRADFSFIAGGVVPGVLIIKPDFPENKEDWPFLWGENEYVVNLGPSYIELMHAAEAFNAARAD, from the coding sequence ATGAAACATCCATGGGCCAGCCTGGCCGTGCTCCTGGCGACCGCAAGCGCCCCGGCGATGGCGCAGGACGGCCTTCGGCTGAACGAGGCCGGCTATCTGGAGGCCCGGGGGGTCAACTGGCTGGTGTTCTCGAACTGGTATGACGGCCTGTTCGCGGACTCCAAGATCAGCGGCGTCGAACTGATCCAGCAGGGCGTCCGGACGGCCACCAACGGCGATGTCCGGCTGTCGGCCACGCCGGGCCAGTGGGACCCCATCGGCGCCCTGGTCAGCCGCACGGTCGATCCCGAGACCGGGGCCATCACGGCCGTGCTTGAATATGCCGACCATGGCTTCCGGTACACGATCGTGGCCACGCCGCGCGGCGAGGTCGTCACGCTGGAGGTCGTGCTGGACCAGCCGCTTCCGGCGGCTCTGGTGGGGCAGGCCGGGCTGAACCTCGAATTCCTGCCCTCCGCCTATGTCCGGCGCAGCTTCATGGCCGACGGCGCGGCGGGCCTGTTCCCGCTGCACCCGGCCGGGGAGATGGTGGCCGGCGGGCCCCGCAACGCCGCCAGCGGCCGCGACTTTGGTCCGGGCGCCGAGCCCCTGCCCTTCGCCACCGGCGGGACCGTGGTCCTGGCCCCGGAAGATCCGGCGCGGCGGGTGACCGTCACGGCGGAGACCGGAGACCTCGCGCTGTTCGACGGCCGCAACCAGGCCCAGAACGGCTGGTTCGTGCTGCGCAGCCTGATTCCGGGCGGGCGGACCGGCTCGGTGGTGCGCTGGACCCTGGCCGCCCACAGCGTGCCGGACTGGGTGCGCCCGGCGGTGATCGGCCATTCGCAGATCGGTTATGCGCCGCAGCAGCCCAAGGTCGCGGTCATCGAGATGGACCGCAACGCCGCGCCGGCGGTCGAGGCCCGGCTGATCCGCATCGGCGCCGACGGGGCCGAGGACGCGCGCCTGGTGGCACCTGCGGAGCCCTGGGGCGCCTATCTGCGCTACGACTACCGGACCTTCGACTTCTCCACCGTTCAGGACCCAGGCCTGTATGTGATCGAGGCCGGGGGCACGCGCACCGCGCCCTTCCGCATCGCCGGGGACGCCCTGGCCGGGACCTGGCGGCCGACCAGCGACGTCTTCCTGCCGGTCCAGATGGACCATATGTTCGTCAATGAGGCCTACCGGGTCTGGCATGGCGACCCGCACCGGGACGATGCCCGGCAGGCCCCGCTGAACCACGAACACATCGACCTCTACCGGCAGGGCCCGACCACCGACACCCGCTTCGAGCCCGGCGAGCACATCCCCGGCCTGGCGGTGGGCGGCTGGCTGGACGCGGGTGATTTCGATCAGCGCACCCAGACCCAGTACGCCGCGATCCGGTCCCTGGTCTCGGTCTGGGAAGCGTACCGGCCGGCGCGCGATCAGACCCTGATCGACCAGTCGCGCCGTCGGGTCGAACTGCACGTGCCGGACGGCGAGGCCGACATCCTGCAGCAGGTCGAGCACGGGACTTTGCAGCTGGTGGCCCAGTTCGACGCGGTTGGCCACGCCATCCACGGCATCGTCGAACCGGACGTGGCCCAATACACTCACCTGGGCGACGCCGGATCGAAGACCGACGGCCTGATCTATGACCCCGCGCTGGCACCCGGCGAGCAGGCCGACGGCCGCAGCGGCGATCCCGACGACCGCTGGGTCTTCACCAGCCGGTCCAGCGCCCTGAACTACGGCTCGATCGCCGCCCTGGCCGCGGCCAGCCGCGTGTTGAAGGACTTCCGCGACCCGCTGGCCGCCAAGAGCCTGGCCATCGCCGAACGGATCTGGGCCGAGGAACAGGGGCGGGAGCCCGCCACCTTCCGGCACGGCAACACCACCGGCGGACCGCTGGAGGTGGAACGGTTCACCGCGGCGGTGGAACTGCTGCTGGCGACCGGCAAGCCGATCTACGCCGAAGGGGTCGCGGCGGGCTGGGCGGACCTTGAGGACCCGTCGGGAGGGGTCCTGCGGACCGCGCTCCAGGCCCTGCCGCTGATGCCGGCGGACTATCGCGCGCAGGTGGAGGCCACGGCCCGGCGCTGGGCCGCGCGGTCGGTCGAAATCGCCGCGGCCAACCCCTATGGCGTGCCGATCGGGACAGGGGGATGGGCCGGCAGCGGCCAGGTGATCGACTACGGCCTGACCGCCCATGCCCTGCACGCCGCCTTTCCCGAGATCGTCGACGGCCAGGCCCTGCTGCGCGCCGTTGACTTCATCCACGGCAACCACCCCGGTTCCGACGTGTCGCTGGTGTCCGGCGTGGGCACGGTGTCCAAGGAGGTGGCCTATGGGAGCAACCGGGCCGACTTTTCCTTCATCGCCGGGGGCGTCGTGCCGGGGGTGCTGATCATTAAGCCCGACTTCCCCGAGAACAAGGAAGACTGGCCCTTCCTGTGGGGCGAGAACGAATACGTCGTCAATCTGGGACCCAGCTACATCGAGCTGATGCACGCGGCCGAGGCGTTCAACGCCGCGCGCGCCGACTGA
- a CDS encoding LysR substrate-binding domain-containing protein produces the protein MFHRLFPRPLTTLTTDDRLFKRRCDKPGRASRNAPPRPGTGPRLPTAGKSFAAAAGPLGITPAAVGQRVKVLENYLGMELLSRTRGGLEPTPALQAALPRLASAFADLEAAAQDLELQRGHELHIAAASDLVDLWLAPRLDRFRAAHPNVRFCINGEGDAPLRLGRVDCEIRYGPVLADPREDLLFRDYVVPVASATNVRRTAALDAALRLEGFPLVHVDFFKDDPAGLSWPDWVAAHGVTRSAPQRGMRFRRITAALDAILANAGVGLCGLALLGDRLDQGELALPYPVASGRWSQHGFVARFRPDSGGRRLLARSRAWLRDEARQTVLWLETTASGAASP, from the coding sequence ATGTTTCATCGTCTTTTTCCTCGCCCGTTGACAACGTTGACAACGGACGACCGGCTTTTCAAGCGGCGCTGTGACAAACCGGGTCGCGCCAGCCGGAATGCGCCGCCTCGACCCGGGACGGGTCCCCGTCTTCCGACCGCCGGGAAGTCCTTCGCGGCCGCCGCCGGCCCTCTGGGCATCACCCCCGCCGCCGTCGGACAGCGGGTCAAGGTGCTCGAGAACTATCTGGGAATGGAACTGTTGAGCCGGACGCGGGGCGGTCTCGAACCCACGCCCGCCCTCCAGGCGGCTCTGCCGCGTCTGGCCAGCGCCTTCGCCGACCTTGAGGCCGCAGCCCAGGACCTGGAGCTGCAGCGCGGCCACGAACTGCATATCGCCGCCGCTTCCGACCTCGTGGACCTGTGGCTGGCCCCCCGGCTGGATCGCTTCCGGGCCGCCCATCCCAACGTTCGGTTCTGCATCAACGGCGAGGGCGATGCGCCGCTGCGGCTGGGACGCGTCGACTGCGAGATCCGCTACGGGCCGGTCCTTGCCGATCCCCGTGAGGATCTGCTGTTCCGGGACTATGTCGTGCCGGTCGCCTCCGCGACCAACGTCCGCCGCACCGCCGCCCTGGACGCCGCACTACGGCTCGAAGGCTTCCCGCTCGTCCATGTCGACTTCTTCAAGGACGATCCGGCGGGTCTGTCATGGCCGGACTGGGTCGCCGCCCACGGCGTCACCCGCAGCGCGCCCCAGCGCGGCATGCGGTTCCGGCGCATCACGGCGGCCCTGGACGCCATCCTGGCCAATGCGGGCGTCGGGCTGTGCGGTCTGGCCCTGCTCGGGGACCGGCTGGACCAGGGCGAGCTGGCCCTGCCCTATCCGGTCGCCAGCGGTCGCTGGAGCCAGCACGGCTTCGTCGCCCGCTTCCGCCCCGACAGCGGCGGCCGCCGCCTGCTCGCGCGCTCTCGCGCCTGGCTGCGGGACGAAGCGCGCCAGACGGTCCTCTGGCTGGAGACCACCGCGTCGGGCGCCGCCTCGCCCTAG
- a CDS encoding NAD(P)/FAD-dependent oxidoreductase, with protein MKTETFDVVVVGAGAAGMVCAAEAGQRGRRVLVLDHARAPGEKIRISGGGRCNFTNRGTTVANFLGENPRFAASALGRFTAADFVARVDRAGIAWHEKTLGQLFCDDSAKQIVRMLTEAMRAAAVTLRLGTGVAAVARAGEGFALTLSDGTAVNCAALVVASGGKSIPKMGATGWGYDLARSMGLRVTETRPALVPLTFEAGLLEQTTALAGVAVDVSVTASPASSSPKGGRPTFNEAMLFTHRGLSGPAILQISSYWREGEAITVAMAPGVPVLERLKVAKAENGGKQAVHTALGHIVPRRLAEVLTAREGANGKLAEVGDKVLARLEAAVNGWTVKPVGSEGYRTAEVTLGGVATDQLDQATMAVKSVPGLYFIGEVVDITGWLGGYNFQWAWSSGWVAGQAC; from the coding sequence ATGAAGACCGAGACGTTCGACGTGGTGGTGGTGGGGGCAGGGGCGGCCGGGATGGTCTGCGCCGCCGAGGCGGGGCAGAGGGGGCGGCGGGTGCTGGTGCTCGACCACGCCCGGGCGCCCGGCGAGAAGATCCGGATCTCGGGCGGGGGGCGCTGCAACTTCACCAATAGGGGCACGACGGTGGCCAATTTCCTGGGCGAGAACCCGCGGTTCGCGGCCTCGGCCCTGGGGCGGTTCACGGCGGCGGACTTCGTGGCGCGGGTCGATCGGGCGGGGATCGCCTGGCACGAGAAGACCCTGGGTCAGCTGTTCTGCGACGACTCGGCCAAACAGATCGTGCGGATGCTGACCGAGGCCATGCGGGCGGCGGCGGTGACCCTGCGGCTGGGGACCGGGGTGGCGGCGGTCGCGCGCGCGGGAGAGGGGTTCGCTTTGACCCTGTCGGACGGGACGGCGGTGAATTGCGCCGCGCTGGTGGTGGCGTCGGGCGGCAAGTCGATTCCCAAGATGGGGGCCACGGGCTGGGGCTATGACCTGGCGCGGTCGATGGGTCTGCGGGTCACCGAGACGCGGCCGGCCCTGGTGCCGCTGACCTTCGAGGCGGGGTTGCTGGAGCAGACCACGGCTCTGGCGGGGGTGGCGGTGGATGTGTCCGTCACAGCCAGCCCGGCCTCAAGCAGCCCGAAAGGCGGTAGGCCCACCTTCAATGAGGCCATGCTGTTCACCCATCGGGGGCTGTCGGGACCGGCGATCCTGCAGATCAGCTCCTACTGGCGCGAGGGGGAGGCGATCACGGTGGCCATGGCACCGGGGGTGCCGGTGCTGGAGCGGCTGAAGGTGGCCAAGGCCGAGAACGGCGGCAAACAGGCGGTGCACACGGCGCTGGGCCATATCGTGCCGCGCCGCCTGGCCGAGGTGCTGACCGCGCGGGAAGGCGCCAACGGCAAGCTGGCCGAGGTCGGGGACAAGGTGCTGGCGCGGCTGGAGGCGGCGGTGAACGGCTGGACCGTCAAGCCGGTGGGGTCGGAAGGCTATCGCACCGCCGAGGTCACCCTGGGCGGGGTGGCGACCGATCAGCTGGACCAGGCGACGATGGCGGTGAAATCGGTGCCGGGCCTGTATTTCATCGGCGAGGTGGTCGACATCACCGGCTGGCTGGGGGGGTACAACTTTCAGTGGGCCTGGTCGTCGGGATGGGTGGCCGGGCAGGCCTGCTAG
- a CDS encoding DNA-packaging protein → MWIALLERYVAGEVASALADEHGVSVSAMNWQARNRGYRKKDRPGAVYRWSQPPPITPAPDPVVARGFAFDPLDLEGSEARALERARRAADEGRLPDFLALTQSARAVRRLKNGVGSPGRPHPVAQEGDDPPPQGEGEGWCEPELRAAQREPEGDWTTWLFLGGRGAGKTRAGAVWLSDQAEALGAGGRLALIGGSLHDVREVMVEGVSGIAALARWNDPKWGGVRPVFEPSRKRLVFPNGAVAQAFSAEDPEALRGPQFAAAWADEFCAWPRGRGGPGATLALLRMGLRLGERPRLVVTTTPKPIGALRDLRAEPGLVETHAATRDNAANLAAGFVEGLERLYGGTRKAAQELEGRVVDVEGALFTAEMMGRAREGLGSREWGVGTREGGTDGRAREPLEPGSDLQSLLPTPHSLVPSPSFDRIVVAIDPTTTAGGNACGIVVAGRAGDRAHVLADRSVAGLGPDGWARRAVRAAEEFGAVALVVEVNQGGEMVRAVLKTAGCAVRIREVRATKGKRIRAEPVAALYEQGRVTHAPGLGALEEELMAIGGDEAGWDLDRADALVWALTDLLIDRSGGEGPRIRLLDWPAGRPGLAGG, encoded by the coding sequence GTGTGGATCGCCCTGCTGGAACGCTATGTGGCCGGGGAGGTCGCCAGCGCCCTGGCGGACGAGCACGGGGTCAGCGTGTCGGCCATGAACTGGCAGGCGCGGAACCGGGGCTATCGCAAGAAGGACCGGCCGGGGGCGGTCTATCGCTGGTCGCAGCCGCCACCGATCACCCCCGCGCCCGATCCCGTGGTGGCGCGGGGGTTCGCCTTCGATCCCCTGGACCTGGAGGGGTCCGAGGCGCGGGCGCTGGAGCGCGCGCGGCGGGCGGCGGACGAGGGGCGGCTGCCGGACTTTCTGGCGCTGACGCAGAGCGCGCGGGCGGTGCGGCGGTTGAAGAATGGGGTTGGGTCGCCGGGCCGTCCCCACCCCGTCGCCCAAGAGGGCGACGACCCTCCCCCTCAGGGGGAGGGAGAAGGGTGGTGCGAGCCTGAGCTGCGGGCGGCGCAGAGGGAGCCCGAGGGGGACTGGACGACGTGGCTGTTCCTGGGGGGACGGGGGGCGGGGAAGACGCGGGCGGGGGCGGTGTGGCTGTCGGATCAGGCGGAGGCGCTGGGGGCCGGGGGACGGCTGGCGCTGATCGGGGGCAGTCTGCACGACGTGCGCGAGGTGATGGTCGAGGGCGTGTCGGGGATCGCCGCGCTGGCGCGCTGGAACGATCCGAAATGGGGCGGGGTGCGGCCGGTGTTCGAACCGTCGAGGAAACGGCTGGTGTTTCCGAACGGGGCGGTGGCCCAGGCCTTTTCCGCCGAGGACCCGGAGGCGCTGCGGGGGCCGCAGTTCGCGGCGGCCTGGGCGGACGAATTCTGCGCCTGGCCGCGCGGGCGGGGCGGGCCGGGGGCGACGCTGGCGCTGTTGCGGATGGGGTTGCGGCTGGGAGAGCGGCCCCGGCTGGTGGTGACGACGACGCCGAAGCCGATCGGGGCGCTGAGGGACCTGAGGGCCGAGCCGGGGCTGGTGGAGACGCATGCGGCGACGCGGGACAATGCGGCCAACCTGGCGGCGGGCTTCGTCGAGGGGCTGGAGCGGCTGTACGGCGGCACGCGCAAGGCGGCGCAGGAGCTGGAGGGGCGGGTGGTGGACGTCGAGGGGGCGCTGTTCACGGCGGAGATGATGGGGCGGGCGAGGGAGGGATTAGGGAGTAGGGAGTGGGGAGTAGGGACTAGGGAAGGGGGGACGGACGGCCGTGCGCGCGAACCTTTGGAGCCGGGTTCTGATCTCCAATCCCTACTCCCTACTCCCCACTCCCTAGTCCCTAGTCCCTCCTTCGACCGCATCGTCGTGGCCATCGATCCGACGACGACGGCGGGGGGCAATGCCTGCGGGATCGTGGTGGCGGGGCGCGCGGGGGACCGCGCCCATGTGCTGGCGGATCGCTCGGTGGCGGGGCTGGGGCCGGACGGGTGGGCGCGGCGGGCGGTGCGGGCGGCCGAGGAATTCGGCGCGGTCGCCCTGGTGGTCGAGGTCAACCAGGGGGGCGAGATGGTGCGGGCGGTGCTGAAGACGGCGGGCTGCGCCGTGCGCATCCGCGAGGTGCGGGCGACGAAGGGCAAGCGGATCCGGGCCGAGCCGGTGGCGGCCCTGTACGAGCAGGGCCGGGTCACCCATGCGCCGGGGCTGGGGGCGCTGGAGGAGGAGCTGATGGCGATCGGGGGCGACGAGGCGGGCTGGGACCTGGACCGGGCGGATGCCCTGGTCTGGGCCCTGACGGACCTGCTGATCGACCGGTCGGGGGGCGAGGGGCCGCGGATCCGGCTGCTGGACTGGCCGGCGGGGCGGCCGGGGCTGGCGGGGGGCTGA
- a CDS encoding ImmA/IrrE family metallo-endopeptidase has product MSNQLTSTDWFSKPGDSMRAAMQRKGKSADDLASHLNGGLQEVRGLMEGSLAIDENTAGALARALGATSTFWLQRQANYEISLERAVSAALPRVDEWLDVVPTPGPARRGQFTEEAMRSELERRLVFFSVPTLDAWQQRYGNVFSDTKFRTSPSFQSSKAATTLWLRRGELEADLAITKPFRESRLREVLPAIRELTRISKPDRFLPKLKVLCAEAGVAVVVVKTPSGCHASGASRMISADKAMMLLSFRHRADDHFWFTVFHELGHLILHGGQTFVDAEDTIVDALEQEANQFAADCILPDSERSQLASLSPDRRSVLSFSKINGISPGLTVGQMQHLKLISHSKLNSLKRRWAWADIDPALV; this is encoded by the coding sequence ATGAGCAATCAGCTGACCTCCACTGATTGGTTTTCAAAGCCCGGTGATTCGATGCGTGCTGCAATGCAGCGCAAAGGAAAGTCTGCCGACGACCTAGCATCTCATCTAAACGGCGGCCTCCAGGAGGTTCGTGGGCTTATGGAGGGGTCGCTCGCAATCGACGAGAACACCGCTGGTGCGTTGGCAAGAGCGCTTGGAGCAACCTCGACGTTCTGGCTCCAACGTCAGGCGAACTACGAAATCTCATTAGAACGAGCGGTTAGCGCCGCACTTCCGCGCGTTGATGAGTGGCTAGACGTCGTGCCCACGCCAGGGCCTGCGCGGCGCGGCCAGTTTACCGAGGAAGCAATGCGAAGCGAGTTGGAGCGCCGACTCGTATTCTTTAGCGTGCCGACTTTGGATGCTTGGCAACAGCGGTACGGCAATGTTTTCTCAGATACCAAATTTCGGACATCGCCAAGTTTTCAATCCTCCAAGGCAGCTACAACGCTTTGGCTAAGACGAGGAGAATTGGAGGCCGATCTGGCGATCACGAAGCCGTTCCGAGAATCTCGCTTGCGTGAGGTGTTGCCTGCGATCAGGGAGCTAACTCGGATAAGCAAACCTGACCGCTTCCTGCCAAAACTAAAAGTGCTGTGCGCTGAGGCGGGCGTAGCAGTTGTTGTAGTGAAGACGCCTTCAGGATGCCATGCCAGCGGTGCGAGCCGAATGATTTCAGCCGATAAGGCTATGATGCTACTAAGTTTCCGCCATCGTGCCGATGACCATTTTTGGTTTACCGTCTTCCACGAGTTAGGCCATCTTATACTGCATGGAGGTCAAACCTTTGTGGATGCAGAAGACACGATTGTCGATGCGTTAGAGCAGGAGGCGAATCAATTCGCCGCTGATTGCATCTTGCCTGATTCAGAACGAAGTCAGTTAGCTTCACTCTCTCCGGATCGCAGATCGGTTCTCAGCTTTAGTAAGATTAACGGAATATCTCCTGGCCTTACTGTAGGGCAAATGCAGCATCTGAAGTTAATTAGTCATAGCAAGCTTAACTCGCTTAAGCGCAGATGGGCTTGGGCTGACATCGACCCGGCTCTAGTCTGA
- a CDS encoding thymidylate synthase — protein sequence MECSGDSLDDVLIQLYNALGKTTRRNEEGSRGSNFEILGVSLHVSNPRARLSRSENRGKTFSALGELLWYLSGREDLGFIEPYVPIYRDEVVNGIIEGAYGPRLFDMRGINQIDSIISILSRKPGTRRAVIQLFNAEDIAIDKKEIPCTTTLQFHLREDGLHLSVTMRSNDAYWGLPHDVFCFTMMQELIARRLNVELGTYMHYAGSMHVYDNFYDDMKSYVSEGYQRPAPMPEMPIGDNFALVPAILAAEDSIRHGEPIGAALQSNAYWKDIIILVEAYWASGQPEKLDKLKEQLHEPMYFPYIDARKTMAVRAPLKRQ from the coding sequence ATGGAATGCAGTGGCGATAGTCTCGATGACGTTCTTATCCAACTTTACAATGCGTTGGGAAAAACCACCCGCAGAAATGAAGAGGGCAGCCGAGGATCAAATTTTGAGATTTTAGGCGTCTCTCTCCACGTTTCTAATCCTCGTGCACGCCTGAGCCGCTCGGAAAATCGAGGCAAGACGTTTAGCGCCTTGGGCGAACTACTTTGGTATTTATCGGGCCGCGAAGATCTCGGATTCATCGAACCCTACGTCCCGATCTATAGAGACGAAGTTGTCAATGGCATCATTGAGGGGGCCTACGGGCCCCGTCTTTTCGATATGCGCGGAATCAACCAAATTGATTCCATTATCTCGATTCTAAGTCGTAAACCTGGCACCAGGCGAGCAGTCATTCAGCTGTTCAATGCTGAAGATATAGCCATCGATAAAAAAGAAATTCCATGTACGACAACTCTTCAGTTTCACCTTAGAGAAGATGGGCTTCACTTATCAGTAACTATGCGCTCAAATGACGCGTATTGGGGCCTTCCGCACGACGTGTTCTGCTTTACGATGATGCAAGAGCTTATAGCAAGAAGACTCAACGTAGAGCTCGGCACCTACATGCATTATGCTGGAAGCATGCACGTATATGATAATTTTTACGACGATATGAAATCATACGTGTCTGAAGGTTACCAACGACCGGCACCCATGCCGGAAATGCCGATAGGTGATAACTTTGCACTCGTACCGGCCATATTGGCGGCGGAAGATAGTATAAGGCACGGCGAACCAATCGGTGCAGCGCTGCAGAGCAATGCGTACTGGAAGGACATAATCATTCTAGTCGAGGCGTATTGGGCAAGCGGGCAACCAGAAAAGTTGGATAAACTGAAGGAGCAGCTTCATGAGCCAATGTATTTCCCATACATTGATGCCAGAAAAACCATGGCCGTTCGCGCACCGTTGAAGCGGCAATAG